A region of the Thamnophis elegans isolate rThaEle1 chromosome 1, rThaEle1.pri, whole genome shotgun sequence genome:
GGCACATTCATGCAAGCACACCTGTTCCCATGGCagcctccaaacttggcaagcAGCGCACCAGATATGCTAGGCTACAATTCTCCGTGGATATCAACTCATTTAGAAGACCGGATTGAAATTTGGAAGTGAGCAAATAATCCCTTCAACAGCACTTTTACCAACTGGCCTGGTTTGCTGTCTGGGTGTTCACATTTTGAATGTTTCAATTAATCTCAGATTTATTTCACTGTTTCCGGCATATGGAGAAAGCCAATTGTACCCTGGAAATGAGATGTATAAACATTCTTTAAATCAACCAGAGTCTGTAAAAGGTGCACATATTTAGCAGATATTCTGAAATTATAGGCAaacttttaaaaaggggaaaagtaTGGTTGCTTCTTCAGTTCCTCTTAATTCAGTGGGACAGGTGGGGCCAATAGATTCAGGGCAACATAGAAAGGACTTGTTCATACTTCACATTATTAATTGGGGGCATCTGAAGCTGTAAGGAGGTTTAAGGGACTCTATAAGGGGGATGCGGTAAAGCTACACAGGGAAGGCCCCTGGATGGCTGGAGAACCTCCAGGCTCAGCAAGAGGGATCTCTTTCAGGGAGGAAGCAGGACAATGAACTGCCTGAGGATCTCTCGAGGATCTCATTCGGAGCAACAAGGTGCTGTGCTAACAAATCCCGTGATATCGTTTAactgggttctttttttttttattatacatttttatttttattacacagacaatacataaagacaacaataaaaaagagacaaaaaaaatacacaaaaaagcatcatcacatacagcatgtcgtttggttacaggtgttttaacatccatattctcgaataacatttaccatcacaggtttttcatctagtataactaaaagcctcactttcattgtacagtatacgttcaattacgattagtattattcttttttccaataaatcatagttcccttacattcatgattatctatttgataacaacATACCTTTATATAGTcccatgtgaaagaaaagggttttttttaaccaaccatttatatttgtatatcactattttccattatacataattccaccaatcaactatcaggtatgcttatgttcattgttatccttgtacctcataccttcaaacagcaatcttattccttcatttttcaacaaaatattataagtggatatatatatatatatatatatatatatatatatatatatatatatatatatatatatatatatatatatatatatatatatgttatatttatgctgataaataaataaagggagactagtatagatctatttcaagctatttagctctcatcagctagccatacccaagtttcgaacctgaatatatatatattccactactcctggaaacaccaaacctgaagtagtcagcagcagcctgatgatgacgaatgagacttcgtcgaaacgtcgccaagacatctccaattctatgtgggagaaaacccgaacaactagagacctacatatatatatatgtatgtatgtatgtatgtatgtatgtatgtatgtatgtatgtatatgtatgtatgtatatatgtgtgtgtatgtatgtatgtatgtgtgtgtatgtatatatatatatatatatatatatatatatatatatatatatatatatatatatatatatatatatatatatatatatatatatatttagtgtcacaacccctggtaagccccaattaaggaggagacctgtggcataatggctaagacgttcgcctaagatgcaatacagcacaggttcgaatcccagtaagggtatggctagctgatgagagctaaatagcttgaaatagatctatactagtctccctttatttatttatcagcacaaataaaacacaaatatatatatatatatatatatatatatatatatatatatatatatatatatatatatatatatatatatatatatatatacatacatacatacatacatacatacatacatacatacatatacacaccaattttttaattattcccttattaaagttatttatcaacagcaagatatcattgtaatatgttcttacggttatacattatatcaccattcctctatcaagtatacataaaatcatgattatccttatccttttgaaagcaaaaatttctaaagtattcaattcatagatggaTCAGTTTTTCACTGTATCGTTGTTAATTTATTTCCCAGCATGATTGTAAAGTTTAACTGGGTTCTTAATCGGGCCTCGAATTCACACGTGACTCTTGGAAGCTGAAACTCAACTCCAATATCCCAATCGCGGTTTGGGATCCATCAGCCTCGGTGGCGGAGCGGCGTTCGCGAGAGAATCCGGCCTCCAGGCGCGGGAGGAAAGCTCCACTCGAGGCTCCCCCGTCTCTCCACGTGGAGGCTTCCATGGAGGCGCTCAGTGGCCGGACCTGCTGGCCGTAAAGGGCTTGAAGCGCAACCGGAGCCTCTCCGACCTCCAGTGGGCGCGGATTCCCAAAGCTCTTCCTCCCCGGCCGGCAAAGGGAGGCTCCGGCGCGCCGCCTCCCCCGAGGCTCCCTCCCGAGGCGGCCCTTTCCTCCCGCGGGGAAGGCGAGGGGGCTGATCCCCAGCCCGGGTGGGCGGGCCCGGGAGGCGGTCTCGCGGGCATTAGAGCGCAGGTGGCTCCGGCTGGGAGCCGCAGTCGCCCGCCGTGGCGCTTGGAAGGCTCCGGCAGTGGAGGCGCTGATCGCGGCTTGGGCGGCCCGGAGGGTCTCGGGGAGTCTCGCCTTCGCGGAGCCCGTCCCCGGGAGCCCTTCGGGGCTGCGGCTGAAGCCTGGGGAGTCCGCGCCTTCTCCGCTGACCGGTTCCCCTCCCGGGGAAGGCGCAAGGAGCCGAGCCGAGCCGCGCCTGCCCTCTCCCCGCCAGGACTTTGGGCCAAACTTTCCCCGCCTGGCTCTGCGCGGAACTTCCCGGCGGCGGAGCGGCGGAGCGAAGGAGCGGCGCCCGCCAGGCTGGCTGGGTATGGAGTTCGCCCGTTGTTGGCTCTGCCGGGTTTCCCGCCCGGAGCGCACCTGCCTTGCCGGAGCAGCGCCTCTTCCGCGGGATCGGCAGCCGCCGCTCGGGCCATGGGGCTACCGGGGCTTTGCGGGAGGGAGACGGAGGCCGGCCGGGGGGGCCTCGGACCTTCTCCGGGCCACCTGTGAGCCCAGCGCCTCCCGCCTTGCGACCAGCCGGAGGGCTTGAAGCCAAGGAGACGGGCACGGGGGAGGCTGATCCGCGCGCCCTCCGCGCGTCGCCATGGCCGGGCCCCGCCGTGGCCCGAGAGGCGCCTTGCTGAGCCTCCTGCTGCTGGTGCTGAAGGCTCCCGCGCCTGCTCCGGCCGCCTCCAAGGGCCTCGTCTGCCAGGAGATCACGGTGCCCATGTGCAAAGGCATCGGCTACAACCTGACCTACATGCCCAACCAGTTCAACCACGATACTCAAGACGAAGCCGGCCTGGAGGTGCACCAGTTCTGGCCCCTGGTGGAGATTCAGTGCTCCCTGGACCTGAAGTTTTTCCTCTGCAGCATGTACACCCCCATCTGCCTGCTGGACTACGCCAAGCCTTTGCCACCCTGCCGGTCAGTGTGCGAGAGGGCCAAAGCCGGCTGCTCCCCTTTGATGAGGCAGTACGGCTTCGCCTGGCCGGAAAGGATGAACTGCGATAAGCTGCCCGTTCCAGGAGATGCGGAGATGCTGTGCATGGATCACAACCAGACGGAGGTCACGACCTTGGCCCCCTTGTTGACCAAGCCCACCCGCTCTTCCAAAGGGAGCCACAAAAACCTCACCCCCCTAACCGGTAGCGACTGCAAGAGGGTATGCGCCTGCAGGGAGCCCTTCGTCTTCATCTCCCAAGAAACTCACCCGCTCTACAACAAGATCGAGACTGGCCACGTGCGCAATTGCGCCATTCCTTGCTTCCAGCCCTACTTTACCCAAGACGAAAAAACTTTCGCCACCTTCTGGATTGGCTTGTGGTCCGTCCTATGTTTCATCTCCACTTTCACCACAGTGGCcacttttctgatcgacatggAAAGGTTCAGGTACCCCGAGCGCCCCATCATCTTCTTATCGGCCTGCTACCTCTTTGTATCCATCGGCTACATCATCCGGCTGATTGTGGGCCATGCTAACGTGGCCTGCAACAAAGATTACAACCACATACACTACGAGACCACGGGGCCTGCCCTCTGCACCGTGGTCTTCCTCCTGATCTACTTCTTCGGCATGGCAAGCTCCATCTGGTGGGTCATCTTGTCTCTTACCTGGTTTCTGGCAGCTGGGATGAAGTGGGGGAATGAAGCCATTGCTAGCTACTCCCAGTATTTTCACATGGCAGCCTGGCTCCTTCCGAGCATAAAATCCATTACCGTTTTGGCCCTGAGCTCAGTCGATGGAGACCCGGTCGCTGGGATCTGCTATGTGGGCAATCAGAATGTGGACAAGCTGCGGGGTTTTGTCCTCGCTCCGCTGGTGGTGTACCTTTTCACCGGGACCATGTTCCTGCTGGCTGGTTTTGTATCCCTCTTCCGAATTCGGAGTGTGATTAAACAAGGGGGCACAAAGACGGACAAGCTGGAGAAGCTGATGATCCGCATCGGGATCTTCACTGTTCTTTACACCGTCCCGGCTACCATTGTGGTGGCCTGTTACATCTACGAGCAGCACTACAGGGAGGAGTGGGAGACGGCTCAGAATTGCTCCTGCCCTGGGGACAAGGCCAGACTGAAGCCCGACTATGCTGTCTTCATGCTCAAGTACTTCATGTGCCTGGTGGTGGGCATCACCTCTGGGGTCTGGATTTGGTCAGGCAAGACGCTGGAGTCTTGGAAGCAGTTCACGGGTCGATGCTGCAGGGGAGGGAAGCCGGTGAGCGCCACCATGTACAGCGAGGCCAACATAGCGCTGACGGGACGGACTGGGCTGGCCACTTCTGCTTCCTACCACAAACAGGTTCCCCTGTCCCATGTGTGAAAAAAGCATCTTGCTTGGTCTGTAGGGGGGCAGGTAAGCACCACTCATCCTAGGGCCCATCGGGAGCCTTTCGGGAGTTTTGCTCATTCTGGGCCTCCCGGGTTTGCCTCTGGTCtcagaaaagggaggggagggagaagatcTGGCCAGAGGTTGAGACTGCAGAGTTGGTAGAAAGCCACTGAGCCCTTGAGCAAGGCATGTTTAGATTTAGGACTAGGCTTAACTATAGATGATGGGAATCGGGCAAATCCATCTCTGGACAAGAGCTTGCTTttggataataataaaaaaaaaatccatgaaggCTGCAAGACTGTGAAAGTACAGGATCAGGGAGGACAAGATACGTAGTCTCTTCCGTTCAACCTGCTTAATTCAAAATGAAATCGGCTCTTTTCACCCTTTCCTTGTCCACCGTGAGAAAACTCAGAATGTGTAAGTTGAGCAGATTACAAATAACAAGAAATTGAAAGTTTAAACAATTCCTAAATTTCCGTTTGGCAACTAtcgttttttttttagcaagcaAACCCTTAcatgtttactcagaagtaaatctTACAGCTTTCATGGAATGTAAACCACAAGAGGGGAACTCCACAGTTTTGGACTCTTGGTAGGCACCTGTCAGTTTGAGAAATGTTCCCGCAGTCAGTCATTGTTGATCTAATACATTCTACAGGTAGTAATGCAGTTGTATCACTGTTGAAGCTACAGATTAATATTGAAAACAAATAGAATCAGTTTGAAGGGGAAGGGCTACTTCAAAGAGACCAGTTGTGACTGTAGGACTCCACAGAATCCAGTTTCACCTTTTAGCTTGGCCCGGTGTTAAATCTACCCTTGTCCTTTTTCACACAGATGTTTGCCAGGTAAGCCACCTAAGACAGGGAAGTGAGCGTCTTTCCTGTGCTGCCGATTTCCCAATGATAATTGCAAAGGCAACCTGATTGCCTTTGGAGTTGATGTAGGGCAACATATGCAGTGTAAAATCTTATGAATGAAAGCTTATTCACACTTGACAGAAGTAATATCTGGCAGGAGAGAGGCAGGGAATTAGTTGCCTGCAAATTGGCAACAGGGCAGCCTTAAGACAGGGCAGATATTTCCACTTGCTGCCTGTCACAGATTGAATTGGTGCAAAGTTCTTGGCTGTTCAAGTTAATGTTTGGCATTTTGGCTCCCCGGCAGGGACAGAGAGCAATTTTCCATCCCTTCGCAACTCCACTCTTAGAAAGCAAGAACGCCTCTGTAAAAGATTGATCGCTGGGATCTCATCTTCCAGAGAGTGGTCATATCATATCCTTAAGCGGTTTGTAAACCACCTGAAGTTGCCTGCTCTTACTAAAAGTGAAACAGCGTTAGCAGTAGCCATAAATCAGAAAGGAGAAAAGTCCCATTTCCAAATGTTAGCAATTTAAATATACACTACAGGGAATATATTGCATGTTCCTGGAAATTAGATTGCAGAaagttttactttctttttatagGCCATTATTTCTAAGGATGGTTTATAGCCACATGCCTGGGATTTGACTTAACTCTTCACAAGTGTCACTCTTTCCCTGCTCCTTGAGGCTATGGTTTTAAGTTGACCACAGAGATAAATCTAATTGCATTGTGAGACTTACATCTGAGTAGACATGCTTGACGTGGACTGATTAATATTCCCCATTCTTGAGGAAAAGATTAAAACCGTCCCCTTAGAAATTCTTAGATTCCCAAGAATCTTAGAAGGATTCTGTTTTCTAAACATTTCTAAATGTTTCTTTGGTGAAGTAGCCTTGCTTTTTTTATACTGATTTATTGAATATAATCGTCACCTTGCACTTTAAAGTTTTCACCTGAACCTTCCAAGAATCTCTGTTGTTTTCCCAAGAGTTTTTGCCCTACTAAGTTAACCTGGACTTCTGTCTCTGAGGCCGACACATTTGCCTTGTGTGCAGAGGAGAGAGAGGTACCCATGGGCATTATCAGGACCTCTCTCCTAaggtggttcccaaacttggcaactttaagacttgtggacttcaactcccagaattctccagccagctctgcagagctggctggagaattctgggagttgaagtccacaagtcttaaagttgccaagtttgccaagtttaaagttgccaagtttgggaaccactggtctagggaaTGTCTCAGCAGCAGAATGTCTCTTTGCTCTCGGGTTTGTATAGGGTGGGGGATGCCAGAATGAAGAGGGAGACCTCACGTGCATTCCGGCCATAGTTAACTGAAAGCAAGTAGGCCACTTGAAAGGGTCACATCTGGTTCCTAGAGCAGATGGTTATGGTATTGAGGGTCAGATGTTCAACACACGCCTAAAGTAGAAGGAGCCTGAATGGAGGTTTGACCAGGACGTTGCAGAAAGATGGCCACAGAAATTGGGGGCTGGATTGGAGTTAGCAATACTTTTGACTTATTCCTCCTGTTCTATGGAAAGTAACAGAAGCCGCTGGGGCAGAATATTGATTGTCTTTGTTCACAGTTCTACAGTCGGTCAGTTCTGCACATGAACTAATCCAGATGGCTTCTTCAACTGCAAGCTGTAACTCTTCGCTTGAATCAACTGcccagaagaagaaggagacctGCATTTTCTCAGTTGTGCGACACTGTAAAGACCGCGGAGCGCTTTTTGTGAACTTGAGTCCATCTCATCAGATGCTCTCCCACAGATGCAGTTTAAGCTTGGCAGACTATTACATACAACCAAGTATTTCATTTGTATTATGAATGCTAAACCACAGAACTttatacaatcttttttttattttgttttgttttgtttttttcccctttctgcctAAGACTCTTTATGGCTCTTATttcattaaataatttaaaagatcTTTAATATAACCCAAATAATTTGCAAGGTTTTTTGAGGATTACTTGAATGAAAGAACTGAAATCCTAAAGACTTAACGTAATTGGGGCCTAGGTGCTGCTTTCTGAGCTAGAAATGTTCCCAGTGGCTGAGTCTGAAGGAGCTTTCCCATAGGTAAGTTAGAGACTTTCAAGGGCTTGCGggatttcgtgacccgtcaaaaccgcggacgacaaaatcgcgctcgacgaaagcgcgcatttgacgtcatcacagcgcgacgaaaaaaattaaaaattgaaataaaaataaaattaaagcagttaggttaagggttagatttagggttaggtttagggttaggtttgggggggttagggtaaggttttcgctttatttttacatttatcgatcacagcgcgatgttttcgtcgcgctgtgatgacgtcaaatgcgcgctttcgtcgagcgcgattttgtcgtccgcggttttgtgttGGAACCGCGggatttttatatcttcttttgttCCCGAGAAGATCCCAACCTGGATTAAATTGCAGCAACCCCTATTAACCACACTGGCCTGCCTCCTTCAGTCACCTTCTGAATGTCATACCTGAAGAAGGAAATATTAATCTAGGACTACTATTCAGTGATCACGTTGCACATATACCGTCTTTTATTACTTCTCTGATAACAAATTAAGCCTGGATGATGAGGGTTAAGTAGAAGACCGTGCCTTGAAGGTAGAGAAGGAATATTGTTGGCTTCTTCCAGTTCATAGTTCTGACATTGTGGTGCCTACTCACCAGGGCACAGCAGAAAATGATGCATTAGGCATGTGGATCTGAATGCCTGGTATGGGATAGAAGACCATTCTAGGCCATAAGACATTGAAAACATGTAGAGGTCACATTTGATTTTAGCTTTAATGCTACAAGTCCTGGACCCATTACCTCTgtgttttataaatttttatgaTGTATTCAATAGGTTGgctttttggttccaccacaaatccgcggtagactaaagcgcgctcgacgaaagcgcgtatgtgacgtcatcacagcgcgacgaaaacggcatgctgtgagcggtaaatttaaaattaacgcgaaaaccttaccctaaccccccccccaaacctaaccctaaccctaagcctaacccttaacctaaccctaaacctaaccctaaacctaaccctaaacctaacgctaaacctaaccctaaacctaacccttaacctaacccttaacctaaccctaaacctaaccctaaacctaacccttaacctaatgctaaacctaaccctaaccctaaccctaac
Encoded here:
- the FZD5 gene encoding frizzled-5, which codes for MAGPRRGPRGALLSLLLLVLKAPAPAPAASKGLVCQEITVPMCKGIGYNLTYMPNQFNHDTQDEAGLEVHQFWPLVEIQCSLDLKFFLCSMYTPICLLDYAKPLPPCRSVCERAKAGCSPLMRQYGFAWPERMNCDKLPVPGDAEMLCMDHNQTEVTTLAPLLTKPTRSSKGSHKNLTPLTGSDCKRVCACREPFVFISQETHPLYNKIETGHVRNCAIPCFQPYFTQDEKTFATFWIGLWSVLCFISTFTTVATFLIDMERFRYPERPIIFLSACYLFVSIGYIIRLIVGHANVACNKDYNHIHYETTGPALCTVVFLLIYFFGMASSIWWVILSLTWFLAAGMKWGNEAIASYSQYFHMAAWLLPSIKSITVLALSSVDGDPVAGICYVGNQNVDKLRGFVLAPLVVYLFTGTMFLLAGFVSLFRIRSVIKQGGTKTDKLEKLMIRIGIFTVLYTVPATIVVACYIYEQHYREEWETAQNCSCPGDKARLKPDYAVFMLKYFMCLVVGITSGVWIWSGKTLESWKQFTGRCCRGGKPVSATMYSEANIALTGRTGLATSASYHKQVPLSHV